The Thermoplasmatales archaeon genomic interval GAAGAAATAAAAACAAACTTGTTCTTCATTCCAAATGGTAACAAATATAAAGAAAATTGGAAAAATTTCGATGTTTTCTGCACAAACATTGAAATTGATGAATCAAATATTCTTAGTCTTGCAGATCTATATAGGAGAAGATGGAACATAGAAAATTTTTATAGAGATGCTCAAGAGAATTTTATGATAAAAACGAAGACAGAGAATCCTATTATAAGGTTTTTCTTTTTCATATTTTCTGCTATCCTTTATAATCTGTGGTACTTTATAAGAGAATTTATTTCTATAATAGCTGAAAAGTGGAAAGATTCTATTCTTGATTTAATAAAGCAAAGAAAAGTTCTATGTAATATCAATTGTGCTAAAAGAATCGATGAAAAAATCATCAAAATTTTTTAATAATTTATCTCGAAAGTTATAGGACTATCTTTCGCTAATATTTTTATAGAGAAGAAATTATTTTTTGATTTTTTGTTTTCAGAACAATTAAATTAAATTGATAAAAAATTTTTTATTTTTTTGCAAAAAATTTGATTGCAAAAATCAAAATCTAACACAACATTCGGAAATACTCAGATATAGCAAAACTAGATAAATAGGTAAATTTATAAATGGATTAACTAATAAAATGTGGTGGTGGTAAAATGGAGGATAAAATATCTAAAGCAGCCCTTAAATTAATAACTTCTGCAGAGGAACCTCTTGAAACAAAAGAAATAGAAGAAAAGGTAAATAAAATTATAGAGGATAAAACCAGAACAAAATTATTTTATAGACTTAATAATTTCCGGCGGAAGAATCAATCAAAGGAAAATTTGTTGGTCTTGGCAGAGGTGTATAGAATTGATGGAAGAAAAGGAATATTTGAAAAATAAATAGGTGCTGGGATGGTATTTGCTAAGATAATTATCGGGGATAGTAGAAAAATGATAGAAGTCTCGAACAATACCATAGATTTGGTTGTTACTTCGCCGCCATATTGGCATATAAAAGATTATGAGGTTGAAGGACAAATAGGTTACGGTCAATCTCTTCATGATTACTTAAAAAATCTTTATATTGTGTGGAAAGAGTGTTTTAGAGTGTTAAAGCCTGGAACAAGATTGTGTATTAACATCGGCGATCAATTCTTGAGGAGTATTATTTATGGAAGATATAAAATAGCTCCTTTGCATTCTGAATTCATTGTTCAATGTGAAAAAATTGGATTCGATTATATGGGTGCAATAATCTGGCAAAAGAAAACAACAATGAATACCACCGGTGGAGCTAATGTAATGGGCTCTTATCCTCATCCACCAAATGGTTTGATAGAAATAGATTACGAATTTATTTTAATTTTCAAGAAACCTGGTATAAAACCTAAGCCACCAGAAGATATAAAAGAAAAATCCAAATTAACCAAAGAGGAATGGAAAGAATATTTTTCTGGTCATTGGAATTTTCCGGGGGAAAGACAAATAGGTCACGAAGCTATGTTCCCAGAAGAATTGCCCAAAAGATTAATTAAAATGTTTACATTTGTTGGTGATGTAGTTTTAGACCCATTCTTAGGAAGTGGCACTACGGTTAGAGCAGCCTTAAATTTAGAAAGAAACTTTATTGGATACGAAATCAATGAAAAATTTTTACCGATTATAAAGAAAAAAATCGGAATGAACACAACATTATTAAACTTGAATAACAGAGTTGAGATTATAAAGAGGGATAAACCAGTTCAAATAGAAGCTATTACAGATTACATACCAAACATAAAAGATGCAAAACCAAAAATTTCTCCTAAAAAGTTCAAATTTGAAAGAGACAGATTATATAAAGTAGTGGACATCTTAAGTGAAGATACTATTGAATTGGATACAGGCCTAATAGTGAAGTTATTAGGTATAAAAATTATTCCTGAAAGGAATAGTGAAGCAAAAAGATACTTAGAAAAATATGTTAAAGGAAAACAAATATTTCTTAAATTTGATTCATCATTTAGACCCGAGAATGAAATGGTCCCTGCCTACGTATTCCTTAAAAATAAAATTTTCATTAACAAAGAGATGATAAAACAAGGTTTTGCTGAAGTTCAAAAATATAATTTTCAATATAAAGAAAATTTTATGAAAACTAAACTGGTGAAGTAAGATGGCTAAAGAGTGGATATTGAATATGGCAAATGGTAGATGGGGACTTACAAAAAAGAATAGAGTTGGTCCAGTTGCATTTTGGATTAGAGAATGCGGTCCAAAAGAAATTTCTGAATGGGAAAACTATTACTTTCAAAAGTTAGATGAGTTTCTTAAACACAAAGAAATTAATTTACAACCAAT includes:
- a CDS encoding thermonuclease family protein, which encodes MVFAKIIIGDSRKMIEVSNNTIDLVVTSPPYWHIKDYEVEGQIGYGQSLHDYLKNLYIVWKECFRVLKPGTRLCINIGDQFLRSIIYGRYKIAPLHSEFIVQCEKIGFDYMGAIIWQKKTTMNTTGGANVMGSYPHPPNGLIEIDYEFILIFKKPGIKPKPPEDIKEKSKLTKEEWKEYFSGHWNFPGERQIGHEAMFPEELPKRLIKMFTFVGDVVLDPFLGSGTTVRAALNLERNFIGYEINEKFLPIIKKKIGMNTTLLNLNNRVEIIKRDKPVQIEAITDYIPNIKDAKPKISPKKFKFERDRLYKVVDILSEDTIELDTGLIVKLLGIKIIPERNSEAKRYLEKYVKGKQIFLKFDSSFRPENEMVPAYVFLKNKIFINKEMIKQGFAEVQKYNFQYKENFMKTKLVK
- a CDS encoding transposase, whose translation is EEIKTNLFFIPNGNKYKENWKNFDVFCTNIEIDESNILSLADLYRRRWNIENFYRDAQENFMIKTKTENPIIRFFFFIFSAILYNLWYFIREFISIIAEKWKDSILDLIKQRKVLCNINCAKRIDEKIIKIF